A genomic region of Arachis stenosperma cultivar V10309 chromosome 9, arast.V10309.gnm1.PFL2, whole genome shotgun sequence contains the following coding sequences:
- the LOC130947945 gene encoding uncharacterized protein LOC130947945, with protein sequence MIPACFSQPNTPSSSGISQQLQNVVTRIYQTQLCNNNNNTTCLTLSWSRTLFSHSLTIYAPQTFSITIPLRPPTFPFFRTRPGSKSIYLAGRKQKPSQKIKIYWDFSNARFFQNHAEPESCFYLAIWCNGRLELFLGDLIQNQQAPCDQVLLSRREHVFGTMSYVSRGVFLGSKHEIEIECINNGGVLRVKVDGEVCLVVKRLAWKFRGNEKIFIDGVEVEFYWDVLRWVVNNSNGGNGNKHGHGVFVFQVGDGAVWPEMVGPEKRLMRKSLPGSTTVGAPSVLPLLSPALSSGVLQWAEESSDGGRSSCSSSTRSCGGNGNGGGFSLLLYAWRIE encoded by the coding sequence ATGATCCCTGCTTGTTTCAGCCAACCCAACACACCATCAAGCTCAGGTATTTCCCAACAGTTACAAAACGTTGTAACACGCATATACCAAACACAACTTTgcaataacaacaataacacAACGTGCCTCACTCTAAGCTGGTCAAGAACACTTTTTTCTCATTCTTTAACCATTTATGCACCACAGACATTCTCCATAACCATACCTCTAAGGCCACCAACTTTCCCATTCTTCAGAACAAGACCAGGATCGAAATCCATCTACCTCGCCGGGCGGAAACAGAAGCCATCACAGAAGATCAAGATTTACTGGGATTTCTCCAATGCAAGATTCTTCCAGAACCATGCTGAGCCAGAGTCATGCTTCTACCTAGCAATATGGTGCAATGGAAGGCTTGAATTATTTCTTGGTGATCTCATTCAGAATCAACAAGCACCCTGTGATCAGGTTCTGCTTTCCAGAAGAGAGCATGTGTTTGGAACAATGAGTTATGTGTCAAGGGGTGTGTTCTTGGGTTCTAAACATGAGATAGAGATTGAGTGCATCAATAATGGAGGGGTGTTAAGAGTGAAAGTGGACGGTGAAGTTTGCTTGGTTGTGAAGAGGCTTGCATGGAAGTTCAGAGGGAATGAGAAGATCTTCATTGATGGGGTAGAAGTTGAGTTCTATTGGGATGTGCTGCGTTGGGTGGTTAATAATAGCAATGGTGGAAATGGGAATAAACATGGCCATGGTGTGTTTGTGTTTCAAGTTGGTGATGGTGCTGTATGGCCTGAAATGGTGGGTCCAGAGAAAAGGTTGATGAGGAAGAGCTTGCCCGGAAGCACTACGGTGGGGGCACCGTCGGTGCTGCCATTGCTGTCGCCGGCGTTGAGTTCAGGAGTGTTGCAGTGGGCAGAGGAGAGTAGTGATGGAGGGCGGAGCTCATGTTCTTCATCAACAAGGTCTTGTGGTGGTAATGGTAATGGTGGTGGGTTCTCTTTGTTGCTCTATGCTTGGAGAATagaataa